The Primulina eburnea isolate SZY01 chromosome 6, ASM2296580v1, whole genome shotgun sequence genome contains a region encoding:
- the LOC140834549 gene encoding aluminum-activated malate transporter 9-like, whose product MNGKKGSVEIKIPPISKEKISDTKRNFVDGVDFSCKSFILSVWEFCKEDVDRVTFSLKVGLAVLVVSLLILCRDPYKVFGTNIIWSILTVAIMFEYTVGATFNRGFNRALGSLLAGVIAIAVAQIALSSGHVAEPIIIGFSIFIVGTVTSFMKLWPSLVPYEYGFRVMLFTYCLIIVSGYRMGSPLRTAMDRLYSIAIGGIVAVLVNLLIFPIWAGEQLHKELVNNFASVADALEECVRKYLQNDGSEQPEFTKTVMDEFPDEPAYRKCRLTLNSASKFETLASSAKWEPPHGRFNHFFYPWSEYVKVGAVLRYCAYEVMALHGVLHSEIQAPYNLRITFQKEIQEASSVAAELVRYLGQDIANMQWSHKSCLLKQVHVSTGRLQRAIDMHSYLLTSTYDPPDNSPMPQTKLAQSLSSTFSDLDLKLLEQNLDTPNQLLGTTVPLQVESYHETMRKHSRKQYSWPSREVDAFEDDRGFNKDSVPKMQALESTTNLSLATFTSLLIEFVARLDHLVEAVDELSNMAKFKHDDA is encoded by the exons ATGAATGGTAAAAAGGGTAGTGTTGAAATCAAAATACCTCCCATCAGCAAAGAGAAAATATCAGATACTAAGAGAAATTTTGTAGACGGAGTTGACTTTTCGTGCAAAAGCTTCATTTTGAGTGTCTGGGAATTTTGCAAAGAAGATGTAGATAGAGTAACGTTCTCTCTTAAAGTTGGCCTCGCAGTTCTCGTTGTATCGCTCTTGATATTATGTCGAGATCCTTACAAAGTTTTTGGCACCAATATTATCTGGTCTATCCTAACTGTTGCCATCATGTTTGAATACACAGTCG GTGCCACATTTAACCGAGGATTCAACCGAGCACTAGGTAGTCTGCTGGCTGGAGTCATTGCTATAGCCGTAGCTCAGATAGCTTTAAGCTCCGGCCATGTAGCTGAACCAATTATAATTGGTTTTAGTATCTTCATTGTTG GAACTGTTACTTCATTCATGAAGTTATGGCCATCCTTAGTTCCATACGAGTATGGATTTCGAGTAATGCTTTTCACCTACTGTTTGATCATCGTTTCTGGTTATCGAATGGGAAGTCCATTAAGAACTGCCATGGATCGGCTCTACTCTATCGCCATTGGAGGGATAGTTGCAGTATTAGTTAATCTATTGATTTTTCCTATATGGGCTGGAGAACAGTTGCATAAAGAACTTGTGAACAACTTTGCTTCAGTTGCTGATGCACTTGAAG AATGTGTTCGGAAATACTTGCAAAACGATGGATCCGAACAACCCGAGTTCACAAAGACTGTCATGGACGAGTTTCCAGATGAACCTGCGTACAGAAAATGCCGGTTGACTTTGAACTCTGCCTCAAAATTTGAAACTTTG GCCAGTTCTGCTAAATGGGAGCCACCCCATGGAAGGTTCAATCACTTCTTTTATCCATGGTCTGAATACGTGAAAGTCGGTGCAGTCCTACGCTATTGCGCATACGAGGTCATGGCACTTCACGGTGTGCTACACTCTGAAATTCAG GCCCCGTATAACCTTAGGATTACATTCCAAAAAGAGATCCAAGAAGCATCAAGCGTGGCAGCAGAGCTAGTTCGGTACCTAGGCCAAGATATAGCCAACATGCAATGGAGCCACAAATCTTGCCTCCTTAAACAGGTTCATGTTTCGACTGGAAGACTGCAAAGGGCCATAGACATGCACTCGTATCTCCTAACATCTACCTACGACCCACCGGATAATTCACCGATGCCACAAACAAAGCTTGCTCAATCACTGTCATCAACTTTTTCTGATCTTGATTTGAAACTTTTAGAACAAAATCTTGATACCCCAAATCAACTTCTGGGAACTACGGTACCGTTGCAGGTTGAATCGTATCATGAGACAATGAGGAAGCATTCGAGAAAGCAATATTCTTGGCCATCTAGAGAAGTTGATGCTTTTGAAGACGATAGAGGCTTTAACAAGGATTCGGTTCCTAAAATGCAGGCACTGGAGAGTACTACAAACCTGTCACTTGCAACTTTTACCTCGTTGCTTATTGAATTTGTGGCTAGGCTAGATCACTTGGTTGAAGCAGTAGATGAACTCTCGAACATGGCTAAATTCAAACATGATGATGCATAG